One stretch of Pradoshia sp. D12 DNA includes these proteins:
- a CDS encoding alpha-mannosidase, which produces MFLTERKFEARIQELGEYRYRDCYDIPQFNTCSDNGRIGAFPPLEYDEHHQMRLGNYWKGRDRYMWIHANVDSHLPYNNKQIVGLFSFGKTGGGNNSGFESLLFINGKPVQGVDSNHEEVLFDQETSQGSIRLDFRLWSGFEGGGPPVENEFKLQTAKIGWLDTRIDDLYYTLLASYEVLKESMEADSHYSFLKKMIQDALFRINWTDPGSIEFYESCYEAETDIKETLRSVDKNSDITIHAVGHTHIDVAWLWRLRNTREKAARSFSTVLNLMNRFPEYHFLQTQPQLYDYIKADYPEIYEQIKERIAEGHWEAGGAMWLEADCNIPSGESLVRQILYGKNFFKEEFGIDCDYLWLPDVFGYSWALPQILKKSGIKTMMTTKISWNQYNRMPHDTFFWKGIDGSEILTHFITTPEPWNEPDSWFYTYNGYITAKTVKGIWEAYRDKDLSKDLLLSYGYGDGGGGVNRHMLEMRRRFDQLPGMPNVKTSGAGEFFRKLHENVEKSDGYIHKWDGELYLEYHRGTYTSQAFMKKMNRQLELLYRRAEFLSSWLSDKGEWLGFDRLKDGWKIILRNQFHDIIPGSSIHEVYEDAMEEYAEALQIVQQVEANIISKNVEEKGQSAILFNATHCKDKRNVFVSQFAQFNAGVWTDREGHELNHQKSENGWLIEVKNLPSFGVAVLNFEPDEIIPAASNFIYHNRKLETAFYQVEWNEYGQMIKIYDKETNRNILADGQNGNVLQIFEDKPLAHDAWDIDLFYQEKMEKIRDISTFKVEENGELFFSLLVTWKYHHSSITQRIRFYHNDRRIDFITDVDWHEKRKLLKASFSVDIRSTEATYDIQYGNVKRPTHWNTSWDMARFETVGHQWADLSEPDFGVSLLNDSKYGYDIKENVMRLTLLKSAIHPDPQADQGQHSFTYSLYPHIGDWRIAKTVEKAWDLNAPVLSTEGKWTREESFLETDSDHIWIDAIKPAHDGKGIIVRIHEYEGRRGTVSLNFHTDNSSWIETNLMEEPIGTESSAPIKMEIWPYEIKTIRIT; this is translated from the coding sequence ATGTTTTTAACCGAAAGAAAGTTTGAAGCACGTATTCAAGAACTAGGGGAGTATCGTTACCGTGACTGCTATGATATTCCTCAATTTAACACCTGCAGTGACAATGGTAGGATTGGTGCCTTTCCACCATTGGAATACGATGAACATCATCAAATGAGGTTAGGCAACTATTGGAAGGGACGAGATCGTTACATGTGGATACATGCTAATGTCGATAGCCACCTCCCATATAATAATAAACAAATTGTCGGACTATTTTCTTTTGGGAAAACAGGAGGAGGAAATAACTCTGGTTTTGAGTCCTTATTATTTATTAATGGAAAGCCCGTACAAGGAGTAGATTCCAATCATGAAGAAGTTCTTTTCGACCAAGAGACGTCGCAAGGATCCATACGATTAGATTTTCGATTATGGTCCGGCTTTGAAGGCGGAGGCCCTCCTGTTGAAAATGAATTTAAACTCCAAACCGCGAAGATTGGCTGGCTGGATACTCGTATTGATGATTTATACTATACCCTTTTAGCTTCTTATGAGGTATTAAAAGAAAGCATGGAAGCAGATTCTCATTATTCGTTTTTAAAGAAAATGATTCAGGACGCTTTATTCCGAATTAATTGGACTGATCCAGGAAGCATTGAATTCTATGAATCATGTTATGAAGCGGAGACCGATATAAAAGAAACGCTTAGATCAGTTGATAAAAATTCAGATATTACGATACATGCAGTCGGCCATACACATATCGACGTTGCCTGGCTTTGGCGGTTAAGAAATACGAGGGAGAAAGCAGCCCGATCCTTTTCAACGGTACTAAATCTAATGAATCGGTTTCCAGAATATCACTTCTTGCAAACACAACCGCAGCTCTATGATTATATTAAAGCTGACTATCCTGAAATATACGAGCAAATAAAAGAGAGAATTGCAGAAGGTCATTGGGAAGCAGGAGGAGCGATGTGGCTGGAAGCCGACTGTAATATCCCTAGTGGTGAGTCGCTTGTCCGTCAAATTCTTTATGGGAAGAATTTTTTTAAGGAAGAGTTCGGCATCGATTGTGACTATCTCTGGTTACCGGATGTGTTTGGCTATAGCTGGGCGTTGCCGCAGATATTAAAAAAATCTGGGATCAAAACGATGATGACCACTAAGATTAGTTGGAATCAGTATAACCGTATGCCGCATGATACATTTTTTTGGAAGGGGATTGATGGGTCAGAGATATTAACTCATTTTATCACTACACCTGAACCTTGGAACGAGCCGGACTCGTGGTTCTATACATATAACGGCTACATTACAGCGAAAACAGTAAAAGGGATTTGGGAAGCTTATCGCGATAAGGATTTATCCAAGGATCTTCTACTATCATACGGGTACGGTGACGGTGGGGGTGGCGTTAATCGCCATATGCTTGAAATGCGCCGCAGATTCGATCAGCTGCCGGGAATGCCGAATGTGAAAACATCCGGGGCAGGAGAATTTTTTAGAAAACTGCACGAAAATGTAGAAAAGTCCGATGGTTATATTCATAAATGGGACGGCGAACTATATCTTGAATATCACCGTGGAACCTATACTAGCCAAGCATTTATGAAAAAGATGAATCGTCAACTGGAGCTCTTATACCGAAGGGCAGAATTCCTATCCTCTTGGTTATCTGACAAGGGAGAATGGCTAGGATTTGACCGACTTAAGGATGGTTGGAAGATTATATTAAGAAATCAATTTCATGATATCATCCCTGGTTCCTCGATACATGAAGTATATGAAGATGCGATGGAAGAATACGCTGAAGCACTACAGATTGTTCAACAAGTGGAAGCAAACATTATTAGTAAGAACGTTGAAGAGAAGGGACAGTCTGCGATTTTATTTAATGCTACTCATTGTAAGGATAAAAGGAATGTATTCGTGTCTCAATTCGCACAATTTAACGCTGGGGTTTGGACAGATAGAGAAGGACATGAGTTAAACCATCAAAAGAGTGAGAATGGGTGGTTAATTGAAGTGAAAAACCTACCTTCTTTTGGTGTAGCTGTCTTAAATTTTGAGCCGGATGAAATAATTCCAGCAGCTTCTAATTTTATTTATCATAATAGAAAATTAGAAACGGCATTCTACCAAGTTGAATGGAATGAGTATGGTCAGATGATCAAAATTTACGATAAAGAAACAAATCGTAATATTTTAGCAGATGGTCAAAATGGAAATGTGTTGCAAATCTTTGAAGATAAGCCTCTTGCACACGATGCTTGGGATATTGATCTATTCTATCAAGAAAAAATGGAAAAAATTCGTGATATTAGTACATTTAAAGTGGAGGAAAATGGTGAGCTTTTCTTTAGCCTTCTTGTTACTTGGAAGTATCATCATTCGTCCATTACTCAACGAATTAGATTTTATCATAATGATCGACGGATTGATTTTATAACTGATGTTGATTGGCATGAAAAAAGGAAGTTGCTCAAAGCATCGTTCTCTGTTGATATTCGGTCTACAGAAGCTACTTATGATATTCAATATGGTAATGTAAAGCGTCCTACGCATTGGAATACCAGTTGGGATATGGCAAGGTTTGAAACTGTCGGTCATCAGTGGGCCGACCTATCAGAACCAGATTTTGGAGTCAGTTTGCTAAATGATTCAAAATACGGGTATGACATCAAAGAGAACGTGATGCGTTTAACTTTATTAAAATCGGCAATTCATCCAGATCCTCAAGCTGATCAGGGGCAACATTCCTTTACTTATTCTCTTTATCCGCATATAGGAGATTGGAGAATAGCGAAAACAGTGGAAAAAGCTTGGGATTTAAATGCACCGGTTTTATCTACAGAAGGAAAATGGACGAGAGAGGAATCTTTCTTAGAAACTGATTCGGACCATATTTGGATAGATGCTATTAAGCCTGCTCACGATGGAAAAGGGATTATCGTTCGGATTCATGAATATGAGGGGCGCAGGGGTACGGTATCATTGAATTTCCACACAGATAACTCATCATGGATTGAGACGAATTTAATGGAAGAACCTATCGGTACAGAATCATCTGCACCGATTAAGATGGAAATTTGGCCTTATGAAATAAAAACAATCAGAATAACATAA
- a CDS encoding family 20 glycosylhydrolase, whose product MKLHIKGDVNSVQNGIEILSKHLNIELSTEGHPIQVKNESGQLRVANQNGSGEISYDQPVHFFRALGLWIENYQKNHEFDISEDPNFEMSGVMLDASRNAVPTVTELEKLLQKMAIMGLNTLMLYTEDTYEVKEHPYFGYMRGRYTIEELKACDNYANKLGIEMIPCIQTLGHLREALKWNYASEFRDTDDILLVDEPKTYEFLENCIKAVSEAFHTKRIHIGMDETFQLGLGRYLENHGYVNHIEIMNRHIQKVVAITEKYGYKPMIWSDMYFPLFSKDSKYHDEKGHISEEILGGIPDVDLVYWNYYRKEQEVYEEYIQHHKDLGRLPIFAGGAWTWNGIAPNYGKAIATTEAAMAACKKEGVKEVFVTLWGDNGAETPFSTAYPILQLFAEHTYHQVVTNEQVGDRFAFCCQGHFEDFMILKHLDETPGVMENNMNTSMTSKILLYQDILIGLYDENVRGLGLGEHYNKLVYEIEKAKLHNPDWEHLFDFYGQLARVLSVKAEIGLQLKELYDKKDVEQIRSFLPKLDWIQTNVDLLRQKHRDIWFTAYKPFGWEVIDIRYGGVITRIDTIKYRLNEWLDGRIDQINELDEKRLLHDGPWEIVDGLVGGNIYHRIVTAGNFSI is encoded by the coding sequence TTGAAATTGCATATTAAGGGAGATGTAAATTCAGTACAAAATGGTATAGAGATTCTGTCTAAGCATCTAAATATAGAGCTTTCCACGGAAGGGCATCCCATTCAGGTGAAAAATGAAAGTGGACAGCTTAGGGTTGCTAATCAAAACGGTAGCGGGGAAATTAGCTATGATCAGCCGGTACATTTTTTTCGTGCTTTAGGTTTGTGGATTGAGAATTATCAGAAAAACCATGAATTTGATATATCAGAAGACCCGAATTTTGAAATGAGTGGTGTAATGCTTGATGCCTCAAGGAATGCCGTCCCAACAGTTACTGAATTGGAAAAGCTGCTGCAAAAAATGGCAATTATGGGACTTAACACATTGATGCTTTACACAGAGGACACTTATGAAGTTAAGGAGCATCCTTATTTTGGTTATATGCGAGGACGATACACAATTGAAGAGCTAAAAGCATGTGATAATTATGCCAATAAACTTGGAATTGAAATGATTCCATGTATCCAAACATTAGGGCATTTACGGGAAGCGCTGAAGTGGAACTATGCTTCTGAATTTAGAGATACCGATGATATCCTATTGGTGGATGAGCCGAAGACCTATGAATTTTTGGAGAACTGTATTAAAGCCGTTTCTGAAGCTTTCCATACGAAACGTATTCATATTGGAATGGATGAAACTTTCCAGTTAGGACTTGGAAGGTATTTGGAAAACCACGGTTATGTGAATCATATTGAAATTATGAACCGCCACATACAAAAGGTTGTAGCAATTACCGAAAAGTATGGCTATAAACCAATGATATGGAGTGATATGTATTTCCCTCTATTCTCCAAGGATAGTAAATACCATGATGAAAAAGGTCATATTAGCGAAGAAATTTTAGGTGGAATTCCGGATGTAGACCTTGTCTATTGGAATTATTATCGTAAAGAGCAGGAGGTATATGAAGAATATATCCAACATCATAAAGATCTAGGTCGCCTACCAATTTTCGCTGGCGGTGCATGGACATGGAATGGAATTGCACCGAATTACGGAAAAGCAATTGCTACTACTGAAGCAGCTATGGCCGCATGTAAAAAAGAAGGAGTTAAGGAAGTCTTTGTTACACTCTGGGGTGATAATGGAGCAGAGACACCTTTCTCAACGGCTTATCCGATCCTTCAATTATTTGCTGAACATACCTATCACCAAGTAGTAACGAATGAACAAGTCGGCGACCGCTTTGCATTTTGCTGTCAAGGACACTTTGAAGATTTTATGATTTTGAAACACTTGGATGAAACGCCAGGAGTCATGGAGAATAATATGAACACATCCATGACTTCGAAGATATTATTGTATCAAGATATTTTAATCGGTCTCTATGATGAGAATGTTCGAGGTTTAGGGCTTGGCGAACATTATAATAAGCTAGTTTATGAGATTGAAAAGGCTAAACTTCATAATCCTGATTGGGAGCATTTATTCGACTTTTATGGGCAGCTGGCTAGAGTGTTGAGTGTGAAGGCGGAAATAGGCCTTCAGTTAAAGGAGCTTTATGACAAAAAGGATGTTGAACAGATCCGTTCATTCTTACCTAAACTCGATTGGATTCAAACTAACGTGGACCTGCTCCGTCAAAAACATCGTGATATTTGGTTTACAGCCTATAAACCATTCGGTTGGGAAGTTATTGATATCCGCTATGGGGGGGTTATTACAAGAATTGACACCATAAAATATCGTCTCAATGAGTGGCTTGATGGAAGAATTGATCAAATTAATGAATTAGATGAAAAACGACTGCTTCACGATGGACCTTGGGAGATTGTAGATGGATTAGTAGGTGGGAATATATATCATCGAATTGTCACTGCTGGTAATTTTTCAATCTAA
- a CDS encoding YesL family protein, with product MKKVPWIIGVCEWIWRVILVNWCWFAFTILGLGIFGFFPASVALFTILRKWIRNETDVPVLKTFKQIYFQEWRRSNVNGLIFYGIGLFLFIDIRIVDQVMKGFLASFLSIFLYILVCVLFLAIGYFFAIYAHYELPNRDYIKQSFLFAATSLPSTILILIGLILIGYMINEYPGLILFVSAVAPAFWMMRICLSRFTALDSQVSSNKGY from the coding sequence ATGAAAAAAGTGCCATGGATCATTGGTGTTTGTGAGTGGATTTGGAGAGTGATTTTAGTCAATTGGTGTTGGTTTGCGTTTACTATCCTTGGATTAGGCATATTCGGATTTTTCCCTGCGTCGGTGGCTTTATTTACGATATTAAGAAAATGGATTAGAAACGAAACGGATGTACCTGTTTTAAAAACATTTAAGCAGATTTATTTTCAAGAATGGAGAAGAAGTAATGTAAATGGCTTGATTTTCTATGGCATCGGACTTTTCCTGTTTATTGATATTCGAATAGTTGACCAAGTGATGAAAGGCTTTTTGGCTAGTTTTCTTTCTATCTTCTTATACATTCTTGTATGCGTGTTATTTTTAGCGATTGGGTACTTTTTTGCAATCTATGCTCATTATGAACTACCAAATAGGGATTACATTAAACAGTCATTTCTGTTTGCAGCGACCAGCTTGCCTTCTACTATACTCATTTTGATTGGCCTTATCCTGATTGGCTATATGATTAATGAGTATCCAGGTCTTATTCTATTTGTGTCTGCAGTTGCGCCTGCCTTTTGGATGATGAGAATCTGTCTTAGCCGATTTACAGCTTTAGATAGTCAAGTAAGTAGCAATAAAGGTTACTAA
- a CDS encoding glycoside hydrolase family 125 protein has protein sequence MQRLIKHVNDFFPEDAKLQRMFEQCFVNTFTTTLKKQEDGKTFVITGDIPAMWLRDSAAQVRPYLLAAEEDEELADLIEGVIRQQFSFILHDPYANAFNESANGKGYQTDITTMTPHIWERKYEIDSLCYPIQLAYLFWKSTGRTAFLQESFQDVMKTILHVWRTEQDHENHSPYRFERAEVRQSDTLIRHGKGGHVVPTGMTWSAFRPSDDACTYGYLVPSNMFAVVVLEYAAEISNQVLNLPILSKECLNLRNEIKQGIETFAKFSHPINGDMYVYETDGEGRVNLMDDANVPSLLAAPYLGYMPYEDQVYANTRQFILSRDNPYYYEGKFANGIGSPHTPDHYIWHIALAIQGMTTTVEGEKQMILDYFKTTDGGTAYMHEGFNADCPEEFTRDWFAWANTMFSEFVLSLTGKAVKGSPLYHQLIKNQ, from the coding sequence ATGCAGAGACTTATCAAACATGTAAATGACTTTTTTCCGGAAGACGCAAAATTACAAAGAATGTTTGAGCAATGTTTTGTTAATACGTTTACAACGACTTTAAAAAAACAGGAAGATGGCAAAACCTTCGTAATTACCGGTGATATTCCGGCAATGTGGCTCCGCGATTCAGCTGCACAAGTAAGGCCCTATTTACTGGCAGCAGAAGAAGATGAAGAATTAGCGGATTTAATCGAAGGAGTAATTCGCCAACAGTTTTCTTTTATACTTCATGATCCGTATGCTAATGCTTTTAATGAAAGTGCCAACGGCAAAGGTTATCAAACCGACATAACAACGATGACCCCACATATTTGGGAACGAAAATATGAAATTGATTCTTTGTGCTATCCAATCCAACTGGCTTACCTATTTTGGAAGTCTACAGGACGTACTGCGTTTTTACAAGAATCGTTCCAGGATGTTATGAAAACAATTCTTCATGTATGGAGAACGGAGCAGGATCATGAAAATCATTCACCATACCGGTTTGAACGTGCAGAAGTTCGTCAGTCCGACACATTAATACGTCATGGAAAAGGAGGACATGTTGTACCGACCGGAATGACATGGAGTGCCTTCCGTCCAAGTGATGACGCTTGTACTTACGGGTATTTAGTGCCCTCTAATATGTTTGCAGTGGTAGTACTTGAATATGCAGCTGAAATCAGCAATCAAGTATTGAACCTACCAATATTAAGCAAAGAATGTCTGAATCTTCGCAATGAAATAAAACAAGGAATCGAAACTTTTGCCAAGTTCTCTCACCCAATTAACGGTGACATGTATGTATATGAAACGGATGGTGAGGGCAGGGTCAATTTAATGGATGATGCGAATGTTCCAAGCCTGCTGGCTGCTCCTTATTTAGGATACATGCCATATGAAGATCAAGTATATGCGAATACACGCCAATTTATATTAAGTAGGGATAATCCATATTATTATGAAGGGAAATTTGCAAATGGAATCGGAAGTCCACATACACCTGATCATTATATCTGGCATATTGCACTTGCAATTCAAGGAATGACGACAACGGTTGAAGGCGAAAAACAAATGATACTAGACTATTTTAAAACAACTGATGGCGGAACGGCGTATATGCATGAGGGCTTTAACGCCGATTGCCCAGAAGAATTTACAAGAGATTGGTTTGCTTGGGCTAACACAATGTTTAGTGAATTTGTATTAAGTTTAACGGGGAAAGCGGTAAAAGGAAGCCCGCTTTATCACCAATTGATTAAAAATCAATAA
- a CDS encoding alpha-mannosidase, whose product MNKTAHIISHSHWDREWYLPFEKHRFYFIKLMNSIIEQFKKDGNTFKSFHLDGQTILLEDYFAVHPENFEIVKQLIEDKKLYIGPWYVLQDAFLTSSEANIRNLQIGLYDTKVYGHASKIGYFPDTFGIYGQAPQILKQAGIDTAAFGRGVKPTGFNNTVSDTPNFESPFSEIVWKSPDGSSVLGILFANWYSNGNEIPIDLEEAKVFWDKKIQDAEKYASTNQLLFMNGCDHQPLQKTIPQAIKTAGALYPDYTFKHSSFDEYIQALKVSLPNNLQIIEGELRNQRTDGWSTLVNTASSRIYLKQWNTRCQILLEKVVEPLAAINLLAGGDYPSEYIRFMWKTLMKNHPHDSICGCSVDEVHREMVTRFETVSQMGDVFVKELAAELAERIDTSETPDGGIPLLVINTTGWEKNEVVIKEIDLDKIFFSQMDFKEIPNYLKERELPCYKLVDNQGKAIDYYLEEPVIEFGYDLPDDQFRQPFFAKRAKLSFFAEGIPSFGYKTFYLVPEKVPAQQAETRETDNDRFEMENEYVHLHFHEDGSFDLMNKLTEEVFHHLGIYEDTGDIGNEYMFKETERHASINTKGIAAEFSWLEQSKLKTVLQYIHTLSIPACADERLALERNQLVWHKEREAGRSDEMTTITLRTVVTLAKGMKGPVFTLTIDNQATDHRLRVLFPTGLKTETHKADSIFEIVTRPNKPEKEWDNPSFCHHQQRFSSIADEQMGLTVATLGLQEYEILPEDGTIAITVLRSVAELGDWGYFPTPEAQCLGIQTAEWQVLSHEKDVIKSQAFVDAYQFKVPLVIVQPTIHKGTRPPIHQFVQSEDKGLAWSSMKVAEDRDDIMIRWFNPGEKNAILKASIKDYQSYKSNILEDSTTLTENQYEAGNAEIITLGFKRKG is encoded by the coding sequence ATGAATAAGACTGCCCATATAATTTCTCATTCTCACTGGGACAGAGAGTGGTATTTACCTTTTGAAAAACATCGTTTTTACTTTATCAAACTCATGAATAGTATCATTGAGCAATTTAAGAAGGATGGTAATACATTTAAATCGTTTCATCTTGACGGCCAGACAATCCTTTTAGAGGACTATTTTGCAGTCCACCCTGAAAATTTTGAAATCGTAAAACAATTGATTGAAGATAAAAAACTTTATATTGGTCCTTGGTATGTGTTGCAGGATGCTTTCTTAACCAGTTCTGAAGCTAATATCAGGAACTTGCAGATTGGTTTGTATGATACGAAGGTCTATGGCCATGCTTCAAAGATTGGCTATTTTCCGGATACATTCGGGATTTATGGACAGGCACCTCAAATTCTGAAACAGGCGGGCATTGATACAGCAGCATTTGGGCGAGGTGTTAAGCCTACTGGCTTTAATAATACAGTATCGGATACACCAAACTTTGAATCTCCTTTTTCCGAGATTGTTTGGAAATCGCCAGACGGTTCTAGTGTTTTAGGTATTCTTTTTGCGAATTGGTATTCGAATGGGAATGAAATACCAATTGATTTGGAAGAAGCAAAGGTATTTTGGGATAAAAAAATCCAGGATGCAGAGAAATATGCCTCGACTAATCAATTATTATTCATGAACGGCTGTGACCATCAGCCACTGCAAAAAACAATACCGCAAGCAATTAAAACAGCCGGTGCTCTATATCCGGATTATACATTTAAACACTCCAGTTTTGATGAATATATACAAGCATTAAAAGTATCACTTCCCAATAACCTGCAAATCATTGAAGGTGAGCTTCGCAACCAGCGAACAGATGGCTGGTCTACCCTTGTCAACACGGCATCAAGCCGTATTTATTTAAAGCAATGGAATACGAGGTGTCAAATATTGCTGGAAAAAGTCGTGGAACCACTTGCGGCTATTAACCTTTTGGCCGGAGGGGATTACCCGAGTGAATATATCCGTTTTATGTGGAAAACACTGATGAAGAATCACCCACATGATAGCATTTGTGGCTGCAGTGTAGATGAAGTCCATCGTGAAATGGTCACACGTTTTGAAACAGTTTCGCAGATGGGAGATGTATTTGTTAAGGAACTTGCTGCTGAGCTTGCTGAAAGAATTGATACATCTGAAACACCGGATGGCGGGATCCCGCTCCTTGTAATTAATACAACCGGCTGGGAGAAAAATGAAGTCGTAATAAAAGAAATCGATCTGGATAAAATATTTTTTTCTCAAATGGATTTTAAAGAAATACCAAATTATCTAAAGGAAAGAGAATTACCTTGTTATAAACTCGTAGATAATCAAGGAAAGGCAATAGATTATTACCTTGAAGAACCTGTTATTGAGTTCGGATATGATTTACCAGACGATCAATTTCGACAGCCGTTTTTTGCTAAACGGGCTAAACTATCATTCTTCGCCGAAGGAATTCCTTCATTTGGCTATAAAACGTTCTACCTTGTACCAGAAAAGGTTCCAGCACAGCAAGCTGAAACTAGAGAAACTGACAATGATAGATTTGAAATGGAAAATGAGTATGTTCATTTACATTTTCATGAAGATGGTAGCTTTGATTTAATGAATAAGCTAACTGAAGAAGTTTTTCATCACCTTGGTATATATGAAGACACTGGTGATATTGGAAACGAATATATGTTTAAGGAAACAGAGCGGCATGCCTCCATCAATACAAAGGGGATAGCAGCCGAATTTTCATGGTTAGAACAAAGTAAACTCAAAACAGTACTCCAGTATATTCATACGTTATCAATCCCAGCATGTGCGGATGAACGGTTAGCCTTAGAAAGGAACCAATTAGTTTGGCATAAAGAACGGGAGGCAGGTAGATCTGATGAAATGACAACAATTACTTTACGAACTGTTGTCACACTGGCCAAAGGAATGAAAGGTCCGGTTTTTACGCTGACCATTGATAATCAAGCAACAGACCATCGTCTCCGTGTGCTTTTCCCAACTGGTTTAAAGACAGAAACTCACAAAGCAGATAGTATATTTGAAATTGTTACTCGTCCCAATAAACCAGAAAAAGAATGGGATAATCCTAGCTTTTGTCACCATCAGCAGCGATTTAGCAGTATAGCAGATGAGCAAATGGGCTTAACCGTGGCAACCCTTGGTCTTCAAGAATATGAAATCCTGCCAGAAGACGGTACGATTGCAATTACTGTTCTCCGTTCGGTAGCTGAGCTCGGAGACTGGGGATATTTTCCGACACCTGAAGCACAATGCTTAGGAATCCAGACAGCAGAGTGGCAAGTACTGTCACATGAAAAAGATGTGATTAAATCACAAGCTTTTGTTGATGCTTACCAATTTAAAGTACCTCTCGTTATTGTTCAACCAACCATACATAAAGGTACAAGGCCACCAATACATCAATTTGTACAATCTGAAGACAAGGGACTAGCATGGTCCTCTATGAAAGTAGCGGAGGACCGCGATGATATCATGATTCGCTGGTTTAATCCTGGTGAAAAGAATGCGATTTTAAAAGCATCTATCAAAGATTATCAATCCTACAAGAGTAATATCTTGGAAGATTCAACAACTTTGACAGAAAATCAATATGAAGCAGGAAATGCAGAAATCATTACACTTGGATTTAAAAGAAAAGGATAG